AAGATTCCTTTCAAGCAATTTTGACATGAAGGATCTCAAGGAAGCCTCTTACGTAATTGGCATTGAAATCCACCGAGATAGGTCTTGTGGCATTTTGGGTTTGTCACAAAGGGCATATATTGAAAAAGTCCTTAAGATATACAAAATGCATAATTGCTCAACATCAGTTGCCCCTGTTGTTAAGGGTGATCGTTTTGGCTCATTTCAATGTCCTAAAAATGAGTTGGAACGCGAAGAGATGAGACTTATACTGTATGCTTCGGTTGTCGGAAGTCTTGTTTACGCTCAAGTTTGTACGCGTCCTGATATCGCTTACATAACGGGCATGCTTGGACGTTATCAATCCAATCCAGGAATGGATCATTGGAAAGCAGCCAAAAAGGTTTTGCGATATCTTCAAGGAACCAAGGATTTAATGTTGACTTATCGAAGAATGGATAACCTTGAAGTTATGGGTTACTCAGACTCTGATTTTGCCAAATGTAAGGACGATAAGAAATCCACTTCAGGGTACATTTTTATGCTTTCAGGGGGTCCTATTTCATGGAAGAGTCATAAGCAAGAATTAACCACCACTTCTACCATGATGGCTGAGTATGTTGCATGCTATCAGCTACTAGTCATGCTATTTTGCTCAAGAACTTAATTTCCGGACTTAAGGTGGTTGACTCCATGTCACGACCCATTAGACTATACTGTGACAATAGTGCTGCTGTTAGTTTCTCAAATAGCACTAGTTCTAGTGGAGCTGGTTTGTATCTCGACACTAATTACTTGTACGTTCGAGAAAgagttgaagaaaagagcatcgtccttgattattatagcttggtaacctaagaattaggaaacgggtatggcccctaattcacgcgaatcataaaggtaggtaccgggtttaacacccccacctagaatgttcactagacggaagagctagtgggcgtggtgtttagtacttcgaagtttatatgtttattacagactgaaagctctgtttattttggggatattattgatgcgcattatatgttaaggtcggttaccaagccaagaaatgaaagcaaagtgaatgttatgtatcgagagaatgatttttatacacaagttatgtgtatgatattttgtacacgagatatgtgtacggttactaagatttatgaaaaatggtttcgtacacgagaaaggtatactgtatttaaaagaatttgcatgtacattacaggtgggtataggattcgggcccatttgtaccatgcacatttaaatcttgtggtctatcaaaatgatgaattttattgtttatgataaacctatgaactcaccaaccttttggttgacacttttaaaacatgtttattctcagatctgaaagaaatcttccactgtgcatttgctcattttaaagatattacatggagtccttcatggcatatagaggtcagaacctcacaatgagaccatctgttgaagacttcgtccaggtggattaggacgggttgttatacatatataatctacttacttgcaaacacttacacaaatatcgcatacgagctagcaattcaacaaccatgcaattacaatgcataaactaaatatctgcaattcacaataagctagcatcgccaatagcatatagttcacaatttaatatgctaaaacgaaactcacacaaccatggttaaccaaaatgcaAAGAGAACGATTCTCACGAATGAACCGTTAGCACACACAGACGCCGCTAATATGCATCGCTAGCCCcttgagtggtatcgatcgcccgaacttatgaCCACCCGCTACGctcaatgtggtatcgatcgcccgaacttaaaacccacattcaCGCCACACACACATGATGATAAGGTATCAAACGCTCGAACTTAAAACCCGTATCCCACACATCACTCATGATAATAAGGTATCGAactcccgaactttaaacccttattaCATGAAAAGTAAAATGTGGTattgatcgcccgaactttaaacccacattccATCCACACACACAagaaaataaattatatacatacacgtataattattccactcaccttggaatgcccgcacaagtcatgtacaacacgatctccgtcctcaaatccgagcaagtaaccacctatatcacacataggtacaatatgcacataaatagtcattctctaaaagagaacccgacacaaacattccTTAGCTGagagatcacaccttgctcgccaaaacccgcccatttaacacctaatggatacaaaccaattaccacttcgggtgataattcaaacccactcaacaaagtacaatttgACCCAAATTATActcgacaccaattagaccaacctaggtcccaacactagattactactaaggtagtgatcatttcaacGCCATGTACACCAAAACcataacacgtgcaatattgacccatattgtttTTGACCACCTTTGACTTTTGTTAAaatgtcattttaacccaaaatctctTCCCACGATCACTTCcattcaaaaacgccatttaacacttaacaaaagtatttaacatccatttaatccaaaattagtgtcattacaaaattcgacccaatcaaagtcaacccattttgacataagtccccaaaaatgcccaaaatcactaacgactagtgattatatttccaaaacaccaattaaaacctaaatcaagtatttacatacttgattcaccaaaacttgactcaaatcttagtttaacactaaatcaaagtcaacacctaTTTTGACcaaaacttgttcttaagaacaccaaaatcactaacaacttacaacctagtgatttaacacccaaaccatgacaaatacttccaaattcgtcatcaaaccctaaacccacaataatcgggtttaaatACACAttacatacaacaaaacccccaatttcaagagaaatggggtttataaccctaactagctcaaaccccaaacatgaactagaatcttaaacaattaaacTTGAAGTTAAAACTTACTAACgttaccaaaacgtagccaagaacgagatgaacaactttaacactcgcgacttgacccgatccactcttcttcttctccaaatctctaaatctctctctagatttctccctctctctctgagatgagatgagagagttgtgtggatgtgaaaatgatccaaaactggatCCAAATATGATATTATTGCCACAAATTCATCCCCAAGTGAAATGacacaaatacccttcatttaaaataaaaacATGGAATCTCCACAAGGTAGGAGCCGCTGCGCGGCCCCATAGAGGCGCGACTCCATAGAGGCGCGGCGTGCCTCATAGTGTAAAACAGAAACAGCAGCTTCGTTCAGGGACTGAAATTGTCTaagtctgattctgatgtaaattctgaaaatgcaattCGTTCACTTTTATTGGCACTTTCtgctgcacacatttactgacacttccaGGAACATTTtcctgatgcacaaaattcaggatcttacataaACTCCAAATAAACGAACCAAGTAATTTTATGAAACCAAAACGAAACAAATAGAAAACTCACCAGTTGTCGTTAATGTATCATCGCCAGACGAAAACCCCCAAACACCATAGGAGATTCTCTCAGAGGACTTAAAGGTGTTGAAATACAGAGATTTCTAAATGGGTGTTCCATGGAAGACGATGGAGCCCCAAATTCAGTACACTTCGTGTTGCAAAGCATGCCTTGTTGCTGCACACACATCATGTTATTAAATAGTATTGACCAATTATTAAGTATAACTCGGATTGGAAATAACAACAAATATCAAAACATCAACTGGAAACAACAAAATCGTATGATGCGCACACCGCAAACATAACACAACATACTAAGAACATCACAAAAGTAAACACAACTTATACTGTACTAATAAAGAAACAATGTACCATGTGCAAATATTCCTACAAATACATAACAAATACATTCGCCATCGCCCACTTTCGTTAACAACAACATCATAAATAACTAATTATAATAGCCACAAAATGGTAAAGTAACTATAAGATGGGAAATGTTTAATGGTAAGTCACCTTATGACAACCTTCATTTTGATGCTGGTGATGCAATCTGAATTCATCATGTAATCAGACAAAAATATAATTTTCACCTTCTAAATTAAAAAAAAGATTTTCATGTACAATTTGTTTTGTTAAATGAGACTAACCATAAGTAATAAATGTGCATATACAACCATGTAATTAAAAATAGGCAACTACAAAGATTCTGTCTTCAACATTGAAAACCAAAACACCTGCTATGACCTAATAACACACTTGAAACATATGTCTACGACACCTAATTTTGCATTAGAGCGATATACAAATACTATACAAACAGACACCAAATAAACAAATGGTCAACTAAAACCGGAAGCAATAGTCATATGAGAAAGATGCCAAAACCAAAAGCCAAACACATTTCAACAACAACCATTGCACTAAAATATCTAAATTGCAAATACAAACCTTCAGATTCACGTTGAACGGCAAAATCAGACAACGGCCTACGGTAAACACCTACTTACATGACAACTGAAAGACGAAGCTATTATATATAGTTAAACAACATATAATAACCACCATAatcaattataaatatataaaatatagatatttTCATCAAAACTACATAACCACTCTACTCTCAGTTTCAATCATTCACAAACAACACATTATGTCTGATATAATCAACTAATATACATACTTTACATGTTACAATTAACCTTaattatcattttcattcaattaatCTGATCAAATACTCCATCAATCCTCAAAATAATTAATTTCATAATTATACCATTGAAAACCTTAATTAACTTTATAAAAATAACAACCCTCTAATTAATTACGAAATTGTTAAACATCGAAGACTATGAACAGCTCAAATCCATTTGCTACAAGCCAGTAAGTTAATAGTAATAACACAGAAGTAAATACTTACAGATTAAAAATCAACATATACAATAAGGAAATTGAAGATAGTGGAATTTAGTGACACCAGCGCCGATATCAACTCAATCGATGGTCTATCTGACGGCAAGGACGATGACGATAAAAACCTTGACGGAGACAGCGCTTGCGGCGAAGAGGGCTACATGCAGCAAAATTAATGGTTGTTGCAACTATCTTTAACATGCTAGATACCAACAAAAACATGAAGAATTGATTATGCAAGTTACTGTCATGAAATTGGGTTACCTCCATATAATTAGAAATTAGAAACCCTAGGGTTCAAAGACAATCGCTAAGAGAATAAAAAGCCACAAAATCTGAAACCCTAAGGGTGGATGATTGTCGCAGAAAGGAAAAACCACAAAATTCGAGGCCGCAGGCGCTGGTGATGGCGGCGATGGTGGCGCTGGCGGTGCTGGTGGTGGCGATGGTAGGTGGTTGGTGGCGATGGCGGTttggaggtttttttttttttttactgcgaGGTCTATTTTTTATAGAAAGATGGAATGTCGTTTTAGCTGTGTTTGAGAATAAAACAACCAATTTCCGTGTGGCTTTTAATATGTAAAGGTAAaaggtaatataataataataactagaactGGAACTAGAACTATAACTAGAACTAGAAAATACATTTTTTTTCCTTTTACCATCTCATTTTTTTCCTACCAAAAAAACTACGAAAACATTTTAGGAAAAACAATTTTCTTTGGTTCAATGCGAATTCAGCATAGTTGTGTGAAATAAAacagtttccaacccaaaaccttgTTCATTCAGTCCACCTGTTTGCAGTAATCCACATTCACGCGATAATGGTACTGTTTATTCGTTTTCATTTTATCCTTAATAATTCCAATATGTTATGAACTTACAATTAGTTGATTTCACTTTCTAAATCTCTGTTTCTTACAACTAATTATGAAATATTAAATTAATTGAAATAATTGAAACAGATCCGTTTCATACTTCTTCAAAACAGGCAAGGCAAAACTCGTCTCGCTAAATATTACATCCCTCTTGAAGAATCTGAAAAACATAAAGTTGAATATGAGGTACGAGTATAACTTTTAGgttcttattttattttatatttatatttatatttttatttttatatacgatatatttatttatttattatttatattataatcataattatacttatatttataatatttctaACATATATACTTATTTTATGTGTATAGGTTCATCGATTGGTTGTAAATAGAGATCCGAAATTCACTAATTTCGTTGAGGTAGATTAATCATCCTTCTTTTTTAattttaaagtttatatatatttattactgtATTGATTACAAGCTATATACTAATTTAGGATATCTGATTTACTAAATGTGACATATTTTATTGCTGAAATGGTGGAAAATTGTTTAGGAAGTATGTTACTTGTGGAAAATTGATGTTGATATGTATTTTTCGTTACTTTTCGTTTTCACATTCAGAGGTTGCTTCATGCTAAGAATGTTGTTTGATTAAAATTGAGATGATTGCTAAGTATCCTTGTGCTAGTGAAGTAGAACTTGTAGGGAAGGTGTGTGTGTTCTAGTGTACCAGTGGTAATTAAATAGTTTTAGGATATAACTGATTATGTGCAATTAgtgattttttatgtatataacgtaATATTGTTGTACATTATGATGAATTCATATGCGTAAACTAtgttattgatatattatatatgggatTTGTGTGGTTAGTTTTGGATCAATAATGTTAAGATATTCCAACGCTTCATCATGGTAATGCCTGCATTATTTCAATTCACAAACTTATAATTTATTACTGATAACGTGTTTGTGGAACTTGGAGAAAGATATTTTAGGTACGATGTTGATTTGTTCATGTAAAGGATCCAAAGTTGATGTGTTTCCTTTAGTGAAGGACTGAAGGTGTAACGTTCTTATGAATGTTTTCTTTTACAGAAAGGAAACACGTTTCATGCATAAAGTAAAACGTGGAGTTTGTTTATTACACCTTAATTTTCATCAAGCTTGTAAATTTCTCATAACTGCAATTTCAGTTTTTTTTACAGTTTATTTGTATATTTGTATGATGTAATCTAGACTAATCTATTTGTGGTGAATTCTCTTGCAGTTTCGTACACACAAAGTTATCTATAGACGATACGCTGGACTGTTCTTTTCACTTTGTGTTGATATAACAGATAACGAGCTAGCTTATTTGGAGTGCATCCACTTATTTGTAGAAATACTGGATCACTTCTTCAGTAATGTGTGTGAGCTAGATTTGGTCTTCAACTTTCATAAGGTACTCAAAGTTCTTGATTTCACCTTTTTGGGGGTGCAAAATGCAACATTTTCTATTTTGGTTGTCTTAAAAGTTGGAAGGTTTCCTTAAAGTTTACAAAATATCTATGACTTGATCGTGGCCCATAAGTTTTCTctgtttgtttatcgtgtcagaaaatACTCGAATTAATCATTTGAATTTGAGTGTCCGTTAAAAGACTTGTTGGATATTTTTTAAATCAGAAGTTGCATACTTTTAAGTTAGATCTCTCTTTCATTGTTGCATGTTTTGACTTCTCTGCGTATAATTTTCTTATTGGGAAAAAACTATTTCTCTAACATAAACATGCTTTAGCTATTCATGTTTTTGTTTTTGTATTCCCAAATTTTACTTTTAGAAATGTTGCTCACTTCTTGTGCCTTTATATTTGATACTCTATTGTCTTTTATTTGTTAAAAGGTATATCTGATACTAGACGAGTTCATTCTAGCTGGAGAACTCCAAGAAACAAGCAAGCGGGTATGACtcgttttttatttattattattattttttaaattgtGTATATACGGCAAATGCTAAGTGCTAATTTCGACATCCATTTTGCCATTATTTCATACTCTTTGATTATTAAGGTCATGTGATAGTGCCTATTTAAAGCTTAAACTTTTATCTACATTTCGACAGCCATATCTTTGGTCAATATGTTATTTAGCACTTTGCAAGTACACGTCTTGAAACAGTATCCAACCTTTTACAAGTCTTGATATAGTTTCTAACCTTTTATACATAGGGGTGTCATGATGAGCGCGTCGGGTCGGTTGTAGATTAGGTAGGTTAAATCGGTAACTTTTGGTATGGTTGAAATTGGTTCAGGTTGAGTTAAACTCATTTTGCCTAAACCTTTTAGATTTTTAACAAGTTGTAACTGGTTAGATTTGCTTATGAAAATTGTGTGATTTTCTAATTGATTCATTTTTGGAAAAAAAAAGAATCACAATTCACAAGTCATGTTATAATTTCGTGAATAATATGttttagaatacttttatacattatAATTTTTCCCGTTTTATATGTTTCCTTTACCTAATTTCTTTAACTTAACTCACTTGAGTTGAGATAATAATTAACTAAAAATTAAATGATCAGCTTATTCATAAAATAGCCACCTCTAGTTAACCCCATTATCCTCCGACGCAAGCACGCACGCACGCACTTTGTTTTGGGGCATGCCGTATTTGTATTTGGCCTATGAACGTGTCATATTTCTTGTACAGGCAATCATAGAGAGGATGGGGGAGCTGGAAAAACAGGAGTGAAGTATGATTTCTTCTTCATCGGGTGGCATGTGTTCATAAAGTGGAGTTTCTTTGTTCGATTGGTTTGGACCTTGGAGATTAAACGTGTATTTGTGTTTTAATCTTGTTTGGGTTTCTTATTTCTCATTCATGTAGGGTCATTCCAGTGTCAAATTGAATAGACGTTTCGGAAAATGGGTTTTCATAATCCCAGAGCTAGAAGAATGCATCAATGGGTGAAGCTATATAGTGGATCCTATATTGATGGTGGTTGGTTGTTAGGCTCTTCATTGTGTGTTTGAAAAGTGTTGAAAAAGTACcgcttgttataattcagtaggcttataactacctttagtggtttgattcttgattaagaatgctaataatgaagtgtaagaacaaagatgataatggagagaaagaaagaaacactttgtaagtgtgagaaaatggtgtcagtttaatgcttgcattcatggctatttatagcaaaaatatcacaagtttaggtaatacaataatattacttttgtgtatcaataattgactatccatttatatatatatttatatattataacactcccccttggatagcaattttgtttgttgaagatcaactgtaagttactgcctcgttaaaaaccttgttaaagaaaaccagtgggaaaaaaactttagctaagggaaaaagagtgcagcatggagttgactccccctcaagtagacatcgcttcagttgttacatcttttgaacatgtctcataccaatgttatgaacgtgtgttctgaaaatagcagttggaagtgctttcgtgaaaagatcagcagagtttttgctggattgaacatatctcatttcaatctcgttgtccttaatgagattttgagtgtatgagaagaatctaggaggtatgtgtttggttcggt
This genomic window from Rutidosis leptorrhynchoides isolate AG116_Rl617_1_P2 chromosome 2, CSIRO_AGI_Rlap_v1, whole genome shotgun sequence contains:
- the LOC139892805 gene encoding AP-2 complex subunit sigma-like, encoding MIRFILLQNRQGKTRLAKYYIPLEESEKHKVEYEVHRLVVNRDPKFTNFVEFRTHKVIYRRYAGLFFSLCVDITDNELAYLECIHLFVEILDHFFSNVCELDLVFNFHKVYLILDEFILAGELQETSKRAIIERMGELEKQE